The Spirosoma sp. SC4-14 DNA window TGTATTCGGTTGTGCCCCGGATGGCGGCATGGTTCTGAACCAGCACACCGTTGAGGAATACCGTTACATACGCATAGTCGATCATCATACCGTTTTTATCGAAACGGGGAGCCTGATAAACGACATCGTAGGTTTGCCATTCGCCGGGTTTACGACTTGGGTTAACCAACGGAATAGCCTGTTTGTAAATCGAACCAACCATGCCATTCACGTAGGTGGGGTTGTTGTAGTTATCCAGCACCTGCAACTCATAGCGACCCTGTAAAAACACGCCACTGTTACCCCGGCCCTGGCCATTGCCTTCTACTTTTTCGGGCGTTTTAAACTCAAGGTGAAGCTGAAAATCGGTAAACTCTTTTTTCGAGCGGGCTGAGAAGCCTTTCGTAGAATACATCACACCATCCTGAACCGGCCATTTCAGCGGTCCTTCGTTGGTTTTTTCCCAGTCGGCAGGCGAATATCCTTTAATGGCCACCCACTCGTCGGTGTTTTTGCCATCGAATAAGATAACCGCATCAGATGGCGCTGTGGTGCCACTGGTAGCAGCCGAATTGGTTCCT harbors:
- a CDS encoding DUF1080 domain-containing protein, which encodes MKNAPLSLAFCVGIVGLALTYSATAQNQTPKKTPESTEIWEPVPPVITPGTNSAATSGTTAPSDAVILFDGKNTDEWVAIKGYSPADWEKTNEGPLKWPVQDGVMYSTKGFSARSKKEFTDFQLHLEFKTPEKVEGNGQGRGNSGVFLQGRYELQVLDNYNNPTYVNGMVGSIYKQAIPLVNPSRKPGEWQTYDVVYQAPRFDKNGMMIDYAYVTVFLNGVLVQNHAAIRGTTEYIGYPKVQAHGAGPILLQDHGNPVGFRNIWVRDL